The sequence GGATATCGGCCTCAGAGACTATACCAATGAACTCAGCTCCCTTGAATACAGGCATATGCAGAACCCGATACTCATCCATCCACCGGAGTACCTGCGCACAGGTATCAGAGGACTTGAGAATGGGAATCTCGAGTGATATGTAGTCTTTGGCCAACATTGCGGGCAAATCTATCTAGATTATAAACGCAACCAACATCATATGGCTGCCTCGATATTGCAACTAATTTTACGTTCCATTCCAGTTCAAAGTTTCCCGAATGACCCGTCTAAGTGTCAATATCAACAAGCTTGCCACCCTACGTAACGCCCGCGGTGGCCAGAATCCGGACGTCATCCGATGGGCACAGGATATCGAACGATTCGGGGCACAGGGTATTACCATCCATCCACGACCTGATGAACGACATATCACCCGAGCTGATGTGTACGCGCTGAAGAAGGTGGTATCCACGGAGTTCAATATCGAAGGTTACCCCTCCGATGAATTCATGGACATGGTGCTTGAAGTCGGACCGGATCAAGTGACCTTGGTTCCAGACCCACCAGAAGTATTGACGTCCAATGCGGGTTGGAAGGTTTTTGATCATGAAGAGCTGCTGAGAAAAGTGATACGGGAATTCAAAGCAAAAGGAATCCGTGTTTCGCTCTTCATGGAGAACGATCTGGAGGGTATAAAGCATACGGCTGCATTAGGAGCTGATCGTATTGAACTCTATACCGAGGCTTTTGCACGCGCTGTAGTAGATGGAGAGGACTCTGTACTCGAAGAGTATGTCCAAGCGGCTGAAGTGGCTAGAGATTCTGGCCTAGGAGTAAATGCCGGGCATGACCTGGACCTGAACAACCTTCCTATACTCAAAGCAGCAATCCCATACTTGGATGAGGTCTCTATAGGGCATGCATTGATCTGTGATGCGTTGCGCTATGGAATGGAGAATACAATCAATTTATACTTAAGAGCACTTCGTGATACTGAATCATAGAATCCAAGGTGAGGGGGAACCGTTGTTTATTCTCCATGGTCTTTTCGGGTCTTCTGATAATTGGAACACCTTGGGAAAGCGCTTTGCTGAGCATCGACAGGTCATCTTGGTCGATCAGCGCAACCATGGCCGGTCATTTCACACAGAAGAGATGAACTACTCGGTCATGGCGGAGGATCTCATCCGTCTCATGGACCATTTGACGATAGAACGGGCAGATATGCTCGGGCACTCCATGGGTGGTAAGACGGTGATGAAGACCGCACTGGATCATCCGGAGCGTGTGGAACGATTGATCGTAGCCGATATCGGCCCTCAGGATTATGTCTCTCATCACGATGAAATATTGGATGCAATGTTCTCCTTGGACCTCGACTCGCTGGACTCGCGCAGTGATGCCGTAGCTCGCTTGTCGGAGAAATTGGGCTCCCCGAGTGTGGTCCAGTTTCTTGCCAAGAACCTCTATTGGGTGGAGAAAGGTAGACTGGCCTGGCGTATGAATCTGCAAGTGATCGCAGATCATTTGGACGAGATACTCTCTAGCGTGGGTCAAGAGGTCTACTCGGGTGAGACCCTATTCGTCAGGGGAACGGCAAGTGATTATATAGTCGATACCGATATGATGGCCTTGCATATACAGTTTCCCCAGAGTGAGGTGAAGTCCATTGAAGGAGCAGGTCACTGGCTCCATGCAGAACGACCCGATGAATTCTTCCAGATCGTCACTGAATTTCTCGGAGATTCAGCAATGTGATGTCGAGCACATTTTTGGAATACACTTTGTGCAACTTTGAAATCTTGGACCCGTTATTGATCTATATTCACAATCCCTGTTGAGAGCCTTCCTTCCATACTGTTCAGTCATTTTCGGGCTACTGCTGGCTACATCACTTTCGGCCACACACAATAGGGCGGGAGAGATTACTT comes from Flavobacteriales bacterium and encodes:
- a CDS encoding pyridoxine 5'-phosphate synthase encodes the protein MTRLSVNINKLATLRNARGGQNPDVIRWAQDIERFGAQGITIHPRPDERHITRADVYALKKVVSTEFNIEGYPSDEFMDMVLEVGPDQVTLVPDPPEVLTSNAGWKVFDHEELLRKVIREFKAKGIRVSLFMENDLEGIKHTAALGADRIELYTEAFARAVVDGEDSVLEEYVQAAEVARDSGLGVNAGHDLDLNNLPILKAAIPYLDEVSIGHALICDALRYGMENTINLYLRALRDTES
- a CDS encoding alpha/beta fold hydrolase; translation: MILNHRIQGEGEPLFILHGLFGSSDNWNTLGKRFAEHRQVILVDQRNHGRSFHTEEMNYSVMAEDLIRLMDHLTIERADMLGHSMGGKTVMKTALDHPERVERLIVADIGPQDYVSHHDEILDAMFSLDLDSLDSRSDAVARLSEKLGSPSVVQFLAKNLYWVEKGRLAWRMNLQVIADHLDEILSSVGQEVYSGETLFVRGTASDYIVDTDMMALHIQFPQSEVKSIEGAGHWLHAERPDEFFQIVTEFLGDSAM